From the genome of Streptomyces sp. NBC_01317, one region includes:
- a CDS encoding S8 family serine peptidase encodes MKYRYAGLVLAVAVILPVTCGPAFATPGGSFGPGADEPVATLLPPLPLRLGEGNPCTEPSKETATGAAWSQKALGLPRAQRISEGAGVTVAVIDTGVASGVPGLSGRVTAVDGAGEDCVGHGTFVAGLIAAAPQKGSGITGVAPKADIVALRGTDERGVPSPELVALGIRTAVDRKARVVYVGHALRTGREEITDAVAYATEHDVLVVAPAAPDAVPKEERGPGNSMPRGPYWPAAAPGVLAVVDFGPTGVRQENAPPAHEPDLSAPGSSMVGAGPGGPGHYIGSGASLAAAGAAGTAALVRAYRPELTAREVARRLLATAYPSDTPRLDPYAALSLVQEQGASAREAAAEAVPAHLPEPADPGPRNRALAIAGGGLALVLLVGGAAAVIPRGRARSWLPPGRRPDSTPPAR; translated from the coding sequence ATGAAATACAGGTATGCGGGCCTCGTGCTGGCTGTCGCGGTCATCCTGCCAGTCACCTGCGGGCCCGCCTTCGCCACGCCGGGCGGGTCGTTCGGTCCCGGCGCCGACGAGCCGGTCGCCACGCTGCTGCCCCCGCTGCCGCTGCGCCTCGGCGAGGGCAACCCCTGCACCGAGCCCTCCAAGGAGACCGCCACCGGGGCGGCCTGGTCGCAGAAGGCGCTCGGGCTGCCGAGGGCCCAGCGGATCTCCGAGGGGGCCGGGGTGACCGTCGCGGTGATCGACACCGGGGTCGCCTCCGGTGTGCCCGGCCTGTCCGGCCGGGTGACGGCGGTCGACGGGGCGGGGGAGGACTGCGTGGGACACGGCACCTTCGTGGCCGGTCTCATCGCCGCGGCCCCGCAGAAGGGCAGCGGAATCACGGGAGTCGCCCCGAAGGCCGACATCGTCGCGCTGCGGGGGACCGACGAGCGCGGGGTGCCGTCGCCGGAACTGGTCGCCCTCGGAATCCGGACGGCCGTGGACCGGAAGGCGCGGGTCGTCTACGTCGGGCACGCGCTGCGTACGGGCAGGGAGGAGATCACCGACGCCGTCGCCTACGCCACGGAGCACGACGTGCTGGTGGTCGCCCCCGCCGCCCCGGACGCCGTGCCCAAGGAGGAGCGCGGGCCCGGCAACTCCATGCCCAGAGGCCCCTATTGGCCGGCCGCCGCGCCGGGCGTCCTCGCCGTGGTGGACTTCGGGCCCACCGGCGTACGGCAGGAGAACGCGCCGCCCGCCCATGAGCCGGACCTGTCGGCGCCGGGCAGTTCCATGGTCGGCGCCGGGCCGGGGGGACCCGGCCACTACATCGGGTCCGGGGCCTCGCTCGCCGCGGCGGGGGCGGCGGGGACCGCCGCTCTGGTACGGGCCTACCGGCCGGAGTTGACCGCCCGGGAGGTCGCGCGCCGCCTGCTCGCGACCGCCTACCCGTCGGACACCCCCCGCCTCGATCCTTACGCCGCCCTGTCCCTCGTACAGGAACAAGGCGCGTCCGCGCGGGAGGCCGCCGCGGAGGCCGTACCCGCGCACCTGCCCGAGCCCGCCGACCCCGGCCCCAGGAACCGGGCGCTGGCGATCGCGGGCGGGGGACTGGCGCTCGTCCTGCTCGTGGGAGGCGCGGCCGCGGTGATCCCCCGTGGCAGGGCCAGGAGTTGGCTGCCGCCCGGCCGCCGCCCGGACAGCACTCCGCCGGCCCGGTAA
- a CDS encoding right-handed parallel beta-helix repeat-containing protein, which yields MARHILTVCPERPDCFPTIGEALAQARTGAVIHVRPGRYAENLVIRNRVTIVAEGEPGTVEICPRAGSAISLMADAVMLSGLTLRGRDKELPVVDIPAGQAALDGCTVSGAGWAALLVRGKGSLAARGCRVGNPGGAGVVDSSETESIIEDCVFENFGTSAVVIGESARPLVRDCRIRGARANGILASGEAGGTVDSCDISGTDKPAIALEGHSSTRVLRSTVHHTSVGLLVSSLSRPEIEDTTFESTAQSAIVISGGADPLLRRCVTRRTKHSGLLVLDRSRGNLEGCAFHTSAQSAVRVVDGSSPLLRDTVVSDCADTSGAVYLSDHSTAEFERLDVLDAAGVGIHVRASANPLLRHTRVLGAGGHGIEITDDGRGRLEHCEVESAGGSGLSVDDDADPEISDTALRSSARSGVVIGERGRGTLRDCEISDSADAGITVGDEGELALDRVRVSGSKAHGIQVSHGGRASLTSCEITGSTGDGIRVDSAEPVQLNRCVVRDNRGAGLRQSRGSERLSVEYLTSADNGAADSWGETAEVTGGSGAPGGSEKGSAPRTPMDDLDALIGLENVKHQVTTLVNLNQLAERRRKLGMPVPSMSRHLIFSGPPGTGKTTVARLYGSILADLGILRSGHLVEVARADLVAQIIGGTAIKTTEAFTSALGGVLFIDEAYTLTPEGSSNDFGREAVDTLLKLMEDHRDDVVVVAAGYSEQMESFLSANPGMASRFTRTIEFGNYAVEELVTITESMCNRHQFELGPLTREALAVRFEGMTRDASFGNGRAARGVFEDMVDRQSFRLASMADPDESDLTLLLPQDVGDAEAAAVDGTPRGGDDAADPMAELTAMVGLGAVKREVTDLVSLLSNARQRVAAGLPSPRISNHLVFTGPPGTGKTTVARLYAKLLHSLGVLPRAGLVEVARADLVGQYVGHTAQRTKEVFTSALGGVLFIDEAYTLTPEGSSNDFGREAVDTILKLMEDHRDEVVVIVAGYTEEMERFLASNPGLASRFSKYVQFEDYSTEELVTIVSRHATASGYECGPDTLAMLRAHVDAIPRDRSFGNARLARQLLETMMTSQARRLGGLRSPSLADLTTLLPEDLPYGERPARHEQAAL from the coding sequence GTGGCACGGCACATACTCACGGTCTGCCCGGAACGGCCGGACTGTTTCCCGACGATCGGTGAGGCACTGGCCCAGGCGCGCACCGGGGCGGTGATCCATGTGCGCCCCGGGCGGTACGCCGAGAACCTGGTCATCAGGAACCGGGTGACGATCGTTGCCGAGGGCGAGCCGGGAACGGTCGAGATCTGCCCGCGCGCGGGCAGCGCGATCAGTCTCATGGCCGACGCCGTCATGCTCAGCGGTCTGACCCTGCGCGGACGCGACAAGGAACTGCCCGTCGTGGACATCCCGGCCGGCCAGGCCGCCCTCGACGGCTGCACCGTGAGCGGCGCGGGATGGGCGGCGCTGCTGGTCCGGGGCAAGGGCTCGCTGGCCGCCCGCGGCTGCCGTGTCGGCAATCCCGGCGGCGCGGGGGTCGTCGACTCCTCGGAGACCGAAAGCATCATCGAGGACTGCGTGTTCGAGAACTTCGGCACCTCCGCCGTGGTGATCGGCGAGAGCGCCCGGCCCCTCGTCCGCGACTGCCGGATACGCGGCGCGCGGGCCAACGGCATCCTCGCCAGCGGCGAGGCCGGCGGCACCGTCGACAGCTGTGACATCTCCGGCACCGACAAGCCCGCCATCGCCCTGGAGGGCCACAGCTCGACCCGCGTCCTGCGCTCCACCGTCCACCACACGTCGGTGGGCCTGCTCGTGAGCAGCCTCTCCCGCCCCGAGATCGAGGACACGACCTTCGAGTCGACGGCCCAGAGCGCCATCGTCATCTCCGGCGGCGCCGACCCCCTGCTGCGGCGGTGCGTGACCCGGCGTACCAAACACAGCGGACTCCTCGTCCTCGACCGCTCGCGCGGAAACCTGGAGGGGTGCGCCTTCCACACCTCGGCACAGTCCGCCGTGCGGGTCGTGGACGGCAGCTCCCCGCTGCTCAGGGACACGGTGGTGAGCGACTGCGCCGACACCTCGGGGGCGGTGTACCTCAGTGACCACTCCACCGCCGAGTTCGAGCGCCTGGACGTCCTGGACGCGGCCGGGGTCGGCATCCACGTCCGCGCCTCCGCCAACCCGCTGCTGCGCCACACCCGGGTCCTCGGAGCGGGCGGCCACGGCATCGAGATCACCGACGACGGCCGGGGCCGTCTGGAGCACTGCGAGGTCGAGTCCGCGGGCGGCTCCGGGCTGAGCGTGGACGACGACGCCGACCCCGAGATCAGCGACACCGCGCTGCGCTCCTCCGCCCGCTCGGGCGTGGTCATCGGCGAGCGCGGGCGCGGAACCCTGCGGGACTGCGAGATCAGCGACAGCGCCGACGCGGGCATCACCGTCGGGGACGAGGGCGAACTCGCCCTGGACCGGGTGCGGGTGAGCGGCTCGAAGGCCCACGGCATCCAGGTGTCCCACGGCGGCCGGGCCTCGCTCACCTCCTGCGAGATCACCGGCAGCACGGGCGACGGCATACGGGTCGACAGCGCCGAGCCCGTCCAGCTCAACCGGTGTGTGGTGCGCGACAACCGCGGGGCGGGCCTGCGGCAGAGCCGGGGCAGCGAGCGCCTCTCGGTCGAGTACCTGACCAGCGCGGACAACGGCGCGGCGGACAGCTGGGGCGAGACCGCCGAGGTGACGGGCGGGAGCGGGGCGCCGGGCGGGTCCGAGAAGGGGTCCGCGCCGCGCACCCCGATGGACGACCTGGACGCGCTCATCGGCCTGGAGAACGTCAAGCACCAGGTGACCACCCTGGTCAACCTCAACCAGCTCGCCGAACGCCGCCGCAAGCTCGGCATGCCGGTCCCCTCGATGAGCCGGCACCTGATCTTCTCCGGACCGCCCGGCACCGGAAAGACCACGGTGGCCCGGCTGTACGGGAGCATCCTCGCCGACCTGGGCATCCTGCGCAGCGGCCACCTCGTCGAGGTCGCCCGGGCCGATCTGGTCGCCCAGATCATCGGCGGTACGGCCATCAAGACCACGGAGGCCTTCACCAGCGCACTGGGCGGGGTGCTGTTCATCGACGAGGCGTACACCCTGACCCCCGAGGGATCCTCCAACGACTTCGGACGCGAAGCCGTCGACACCCTCCTCAAGCTCATGGAGGACCACCGTGACGACGTGGTCGTGGTCGCCGCCGGCTACTCCGAGCAGATGGAGTCGTTCCTGTCCGCCAACCCGGGGATGGCCTCCCGGTTCACCCGTACCATCGAGTTCGGCAACTACGCGGTGGAAGAACTCGTCACCATCACCGAATCCATGTGCAACCGCCACCAGTTCGAGCTGGGACCGCTGACGCGCGAGGCGCTGGCCGTACGGTTCGAGGGGATGACGCGCGACGCGTCCTTCGGCAACGGCCGGGCGGCGCGCGGGGTGTTCGAGGACATGGTGGACCGTCAGTCCTTCCGGCTCGCGTCCATGGCCGACCCAGACGAGAGCGACCTGACCCTGCTGCTGCCGCAGGACGTCGGGGACGCGGAGGCGGCGGCCGTCGACGGCACACCGCGCGGCGGCGACGACGCGGCCGACCCGATGGCGGAGCTGACTGCCATGGTGGGCCTCGGGGCGGTGAAGCGTGAAGTGACCGATCTGGTCAGCCTGTTGTCCAACGCACGGCAGCGGGTCGCCGCCGGGCTGCCCAGCCCCAGGATCAGCAACCATCTGGTCTTCACCGGGCCACCGGGCACCGGAAAGACCACCGTGGCGCGGCTGTACGCCAAACTCCTGCACTCGCTCGGGGTGTTGCCCCGCGCCGGCCTGGTCGAGGTGGCCAGGGCCGACCTGGTCGGCCAGTACGTCGGACACACCGCCCAGCGCACCAAGGAGGTCTTCACCAGCGCGCTGGGAGGGGTGCTCTTCATCGACGAGGCGTACACCCTCACCCCCGAGGGATCGTCCAACGACTTCGGACGCGAAGCCGTCGACACGATCCTCAAGCTCATGGAGGACCACCGCGACGAGGTGGTGGTCATCGTCGCCGGGTACACCGAGGAGATGGAGCGCTTCCTCGCCTCCAACCCCGGGCTGGCCTCGCGGTTCTCCAAGTACGTGCAGTTCGAGGACTACAGCACGGAGGAACTGGTCACCATCGTCTCCCGGCACGCCACCGCGTCCGGTTACGAGTGCGGCCCCGACACCCTCGCGATGCTGCGCGCCCACGTGGACGCGATCCCCCGGGACCGGTCCTTCGGCAACGCCCGGCTCGCCCGCCAGCTGCTGGAGACCATGATGACCAGCCAGGCGCGCCGGCTCGGCGGACTCCGGTCCCCCAGCCTCGCCGACCTCACCACGCTGCTGCCCGAGGATCTGCCGTACGGGGAGCGCCCGGCGCGGCACGAACAAGCGGCGCTCTGA